A window from Brachyhypopomus gauderio isolate BG-103 chromosome 6, BGAUD_0.2, whole genome shotgun sequence encodes these proteins:
- the lfng gene encoding beta-1,3-N-acetylglucosaminyltransferase lunatic fringe produces MLKSYGRKTLLSIAGATVTCLAVLLTVTQHHRSAVDGAQDEREVGMRSLQSLGRLGTDDGPQAEQVAQEDGKRGFSAYFSKLSRNRREADKPTVSDKAATDTPRAEDISAQDVFIAVKTTKKFHKSRLDLLLDTWISRNLQQTYIFTDGEDEELKKKIGSHVLNTNCSAAHSRQALSCKMAVEYDKFIESGKKWFCHVDDDNYVNVRTLVRLLAQYSHTQDVYIGKPSLDRPIEATERLADNKMRPVHFWFATGGAGFCVSHGLALKMSPWASGGHFMNTAEKIRLPDDCTIGYIIESILGVPLIRSNLFHSHLENLQQVSRSEVHKQITLSYGMFENKRNIINMNGAFPVEEDPSRFKSVHCLLYPDTPWCPPQVAY; encoded by the exons ATGTTGAAAAGTTACGGCAGGAAAACTCTGCTTTCCATAGCGGGAGCGACCGTCACTTGCCTGGCGGTGCTGCTGACGGTGACCCAGCACCACAGGAGCGCGGTGGACGGCGCACAGGACGAGAGAGAAGTGGGGATGCGCTCACTTCAGAGTCTGGGACGATTAGGAACTGATGATGGACCCCAAGCGGAACAGGTTGCACAGGAAGACGGGAAGAGAGGATTTTCCGCGTATTTCTCCAAGTTGTCCCGGAATAGGAGGGAAGCGGACAAACCCACCGTGTCCGACAAAGCCGCAACAGACACGCCACGCGCTGAAGACATCAGCGCGCAGGACGTCTTCATCGCGGTGAAGACCACGAAGAAGTTCCACAAGTCCAGATTGGATCTTCTTCTAGACACTTGGATTTCAAGAAACTTGCAACAG ACTTACATCTTCACAGACGGCGAGGATGAGGAGCTGAAGAAGAAAATCG GAAGCCACGTCCTCAACACCAACTGCTCGGCCGCACACAGCCGCCAGGCCCTGTCTTGCAAGATGGCTGTGGAGTATGACAAGTTCATTGAGTCGGGgaaaaa gtggttcTGTCACGTGGACGACGACAACTACGTGAACGTCAGGACGCTCGTCAGGCTGCTCGCCCAGTACTCGCACACTCAGGACGTGTACATCGGGAAGCCCAGCCTGGACCGGCCCATCGAGGCCACAGAGAGGCTCGCTGACAATAAGATG CGACCCGTCCATTTCTGGTTTGCCACTGGAGGTGCTGGTTTCTGTGTCAGCCACGGTCTGGCTCTGAAGATGAGCCCCTGGGCAAG TGGTGGCCATTTCATGAACACTGCAGAGAAGATCCGCCTTCCCGACGACTGCACCATCGGTTATATCATCGAGTCCATCCTGGGCGTTCCTCTGATAAGGAGCAACCTGTTCCACTCGCACCTGGAGAATCTGCAGCAGGTGTCCAGATCAGAAGTCCACAAACAG ATTACGTTGAGTTATGGAATGTTTGAGAACAAAAGGAACATCATTAACATGAACGGGGCTTTTCCAGTTGAGGAGGATCCCTCCAG GTTTAAGTCTGTACACTGTCTGCTGTACCCAGACACTCCGTGGTGTCCTCCCCAGGTTGCCTATTAG